In one window of Macrobrachium rosenbergii isolate ZJJX-2024 chromosome 11, ASM4041242v1, whole genome shotgun sequence DNA:
- the GABA-B-R1 gene encoding gamma-aminobutyric acid type B receptor subunit 1 isoform X4 has protein sequence MKVSVIAWIWTLAVTFIAGVIGGGERLLNIGGIFPIMGSGGWQGGQACQPAAMLALEDVNKRPDLLPGYKLHLAWNDSLCEPGLGAAVMYDLLYNPPTKLMLLGGCSTVCTTIAEAAKMWNLVVLSYGSSSPALADRNRFPTFFRTHPSATVHNPTRIKVMQKYGWSRVAIIQQAEEVFISTVEDLEVRCKEAGIEIVTRQSFLTDPTDAVRNLKRQDARIIVGLFYVVAARRVLCEIYKNNLYGKSYVWFFIGWYEDGWYEQHLEEEGLNCSRQEMRQAAEGHLTTEALMWNKDKEKTISGMTAGDFRLRLNQALIDQGYENQSTPVGYQEAPLAYDAIWSVALALNKTMETLKAIGRSIEEFTYTNKFIADELYKAMNATQFLGVSGRVAFSTDGDRIAWTQVEQMVEGRYVKLGYFDVQTDNLTWFNKEQWIAGKVPQDRTIVRRQLRTVSLGLFISMCTISAVGTIWALFLLIFTFIHRHRRSIHLAHPACNNITLVGIIVCLSSIVLLGLDGQFVSEEQFPAICGLRAWCLSLGFTLAYGAMFSKIWRVHRLTTKTKIENKVRKRVEPWKLYVMVGSFVVVDIIVLSVWQGVDPLQRTLEVFPLEVPKDTVEDIKIKPELEHCESKHNTLWLGLLYGYKGLLLIFGLFLAYETRSVKLKQINDSRLVGMSIYNVVVLCLITAPVTLVISAQQDAAFAFVSLAIIFCCFLSMALVFVPKIVEVVRHPGERVESTGDSAPSKEEEERYQKLMQENEDMQRLIAEKEEKIRLLKLKLQERAAIRAREQASENHVLTGEEPIQMRLRPGGRPAVRIVSPQAPNVDAAMVPRINFDVSESYL, from the exons ATGAAG GTCTCGGTAATAGCATGGATCTGGACGCTGGCGGTGACATTCATAGCGGGAGTCATCGGAGGCGGCGAGCGACTCTTAAACATCGGTGGCATTTTCCCCATCATGGGCTCCGGAGGATGGCAGGGAGGGCAG GCTTGTCAACCGGCCGCCATGTTGGCCTTAGAAGACGTAAACAAACGCCCCGACCTCCTTCCTGGATATAAATTGCATCTGGCCTGGAACGACTCTCTG TGCGAACCTGGCCTAGGAGCAGCTGTTATGTACGACCTATTGTACAATCCTCCCACTAAACTGATGCTTCTTGGAGGATGTTCCACTGTGTGCACGACCATAGCAGAAGCAGCCAAGATGTGGAACCTTGTTGTG CTGTCGTATGGGTCCAGTTCACCTGCTCTGGCCGACCGAAACCGCTTCCCGACCTTCTTCCGAACGCACCCCTCAGCCACCGTTCACAATCCGACTCGAATTAAAGTGATGCAGAAATATGGTTGGTCCCGCGTTGCTATTATACAGCAGGCAGAAGAAGTCTTCATTTCG ACGGTGGAAGACCTCGAAGTCCGTTGCAAGGAGGCGGGAATCGAGATTGTAACTCGCCAGAGCTTTCTGACAGATCCCACAGACGCCGTCAGAAACCTTAAACGTCAGGATGCCAGAATTATCGTCGGCCTCTTCTACGTGGTGGCTGCTAGGCGCGTCTTGTGCGAGATCTACAAGAACAATCTCTACGGAAAGAGCTACGTCTGGTTCTTCATTG GGTGGTACGAAGACGGCTGGTACGAGCAGCACCTGGAGGAGGAGGGACTCAATTGCTCTCGGCAGGAGATGCGGCAGGCAGCCGAAGGACACCTCACGACAGAGGCTCTCATGTGGAACAAGGATAAAGAGAAGACTATTTCCGGCATG actgCAGGAGACTTCCGCCTTAGGCTTAACCAGGCCTTGATCGACCAGGGTTACGAAAATCAAAGTACACCTGTAGGATATCAG GAAGCACCTCTGGCTTATGACGCCATCTGGAGCGTGGCTTTAGCACTGAACAAGACGATGGAGACGTTGAAAGCCATAGGGAGGTCTATAGAAGAGTTTACTTATACGAATAAATTCATAGCGGACGAGCTCTACAAGGCCATGAATGCCACCCAGTTCCTAGGTGTTTCT GGTCGAGTGGCTTTTAGCACCGACGGTGACAGAATCGCCTGGACGCAGGTCGAACAGATGGTCGAGGGTCGATACGTCAAGCTGGGCTATTTCGACGTTCAGACGGATAACCTGACTTGGTTCAATAAGGAGCAATGGATCG CCGGGAAGGTCCCTCAAGACCGCACCATAGTCAGACGCCAGCTGCGCACTGTATCACTGGGACTCTTCATAAGCATGTGCACTATAAGCGCTGTTGGAACCATATGGGCCCTCTTTCTGCTCATATTCACCTTCATTCACAGGCACCGAAG ATCCATCCATCTCGCCCACCCTGCCTGTAATAACATCACTCTGGTGGGCATCATCGTGTGCCTGAGCTCCATAGTTCTCCTGGGACTCGATGGTCAGTTCGTGAGCGAGGAGCAATTTCCCGCCATTTGCGGACTCCGAGCCTGGTGTCTGTCACTCGGGTTCACTCTGGCCTACGGTGCCATGTTTTCGAAGATTTGGCGCGTGCACAGACTCACGACCAAAACCAAGATCGAAAACAAGGTACGGAAG CGTGTTGAGCCCTGGAAACTCTACGTCATGGTGGGAAGTTTCGTTGTCGTGGACATCATAGTTCTCAGCGTGTGGCAGGGAGTGGACCCCTTGCAGAGGACCCTCGAAGTGTTCCCCCTGGAGGTACCGAAGGACACCGTGGAGGACATCAAGATCAAACCTGAACTGGAACACTGTGAGAGTAAACATAATACCCTCTGGCTAG GTCTTCTTTATGGATACAAGGGCCTCCTGttgattttcgggcttttcctgGCTTATGAAACTCGCAGCGTTAAGCTTAAGCAAATCAACGATTCCAGGCTG GTTGGAATGAGCATCTATAATGTGGTAGTGTTGTGCCTGATCACAGCACCTGTAACCCTGGTCATCTCGGCTCAACAAGACGCTGCGTTCGCTTTTGTTTCATTGGCCATCATCTTCTGTTGCTTCCTGTCCATGGCCCTTGTCTTTGTCCCAAAG ATCGTGGAAGTTGTTCGCCATCCCGGAGAACGCGTGGAGTCTACAGGTGACAGTGCCCCaagcaaagaagaggaagaacgtTATCAGAAACTCATGCAGGAAAACGAAGATATGCAGCGTCTGATAGCAGAG aaagaagagaagatCCGTCTCCTAAAACTGAAACTCCAAGAGCGAGCCGCCATCAGAGCACGAGAGCAAGCATCCGAAAATCACGTCCTGACCGGGGAGGAACCAATACAGATGCGCCTCAGGCCAG
- the GABA-B-R1 gene encoding gamma-aminobutyric acid type B receptor subunit 1 isoform X3, with the protein MKVSVIAWIWTLAVTFIAGVIGGGERLLNIGGIFPIMGSGGWQGGQACQPAAMLALEDVNKRPDLLPGYKLHLAWNDSLCEPGLGAAVMYDLLYNPPTKLMLLGGCSTVCTTIAEAAKMWNLVVLSYGSSSPALADRNRFPTFFRTHPSATVHNPTRIKVMQKYGWSRVAIIQQAEEVFISTVEDLEVRCKEAGIEIVTRQSFLTDPTDAVRNLKRQDARIIVGLFYVVAARRVLCEIYKNNLYGKSYVWFFIGWYEDGWYEQHLEEEGLNCSRQEMRQAAEGHLTTEALMWNKDKEKTISGMTAGDFRLRLNQALIDQGYENQSTPVGYQEAPLAYDAIWSVALALNKTMETLKAIGRSIEEFTYTNKFIADELYKAMNATQFLGVSGRVAFSTDGDRIAWTQVEQMVEGRYVKLGYFDVQTDNLTWFNKEQWIAGKVPQDRTIVRRQLRTVSLGLFISMCTISAVGTIWALFLLIFTFIHRHRRSIHLAHPACNNITLVGIIVCLSSIVLLGLDGQFVSEEQFPAICGLRAWCLSLGFTLAYGAMFSKIWRVHRLTTKTKIENKVRKRVEPWKLYVMVGSFVVVDIIVLSVWQGVDPLQRTLEVFPLEVPKDTVEDIKIKPELEHCESKHNTLWLGLLYGYKGLLLIFGLFLAYETRSVKLKQINDSRLVGMSIYNVVVLCLITAPVTLVISAQQDAAFAFVSLAIIFCCFLSMALVFVPKIVEVVRHPGERVESTGDSAPSKEEEERYQKLMQENEDMQRLIAEKEEKIRLLKLKLQERAAIRAREQASENHVLTGEEPIQMRLRPAGGRPAVRIVSPQAPNVDAAMVPRINFDVSESYL; encoded by the exons ATGAAG GTCTCGGTAATAGCATGGATCTGGACGCTGGCGGTGACATTCATAGCGGGAGTCATCGGAGGCGGCGAGCGACTCTTAAACATCGGTGGCATTTTCCCCATCATGGGCTCCGGAGGATGGCAGGGAGGGCAG GCTTGTCAACCGGCCGCCATGTTGGCCTTAGAAGACGTAAACAAACGCCCCGACCTCCTTCCTGGATATAAATTGCATCTGGCCTGGAACGACTCTCTG TGCGAACCTGGCCTAGGAGCAGCTGTTATGTACGACCTATTGTACAATCCTCCCACTAAACTGATGCTTCTTGGAGGATGTTCCACTGTGTGCACGACCATAGCAGAAGCAGCCAAGATGTGGAACCTTGTTGTG CTGTCGTATGGGTCCAGTTCACCTGCTCTGGCCGACCGAAACCGCTTCCCGACCTTCTTCCGAACGCACCCCTCAGCCACCGTTCACAATCCGACTCGAATTAAAGTGATGCAGAAATATGGTTGGTCCCGCGTTGCTATTATACAGCAGGCAGAAGAAGTCTTCATTTCG ACGGTGGAAGACCTCGAAGTCCGTTGCAAGGAGGCGGGAATCGAGATTGTAACTCGCCAGAGCTTTCTGACAGATCCCACAGACGCCGTCAGAAACCTTAAACGTCAGGATGCCAGAATTATCGTCGGCCTCTTCTACGTGGTGGCTGCTAGGCGCGTCTTGTGCGAGATCTACAAGAACAATCTCTACGGAAAGAGCTACGTCTGGTTCTTCATTG GGTGGTACGAAGACGGCTGGTACGAGCAGCACCTGGAGGAGGAGGGACTCAATTGCTCTCGGCAGGAGATGCGGCAGGCAGCCGAAGGACACCTCACGACAGAGGCTCTCATGTGGAACAAGGATAAAGAGAAGACTATTTCCGGCATG actgCAGGAGACTTCCGCCTTAGGCTTAACCAGGCCTTGATCGACCAGGGTTACGAAAATCAAAGTACACCTGTAGGATATCAG GAAGCACCTCTGGCTTATGACGCCATCTGGAGCGTGGCTTTAGCACTGAACAAGACGATGGAGACGTTGAAAGCCATAGGGAGGTCTATAGAAGAGTTTACTTATACGAATAAATTCATAGCGGACGAGCTCTACAAGGCCATGAATGCCACCCAGTTCCTAGGTGTTTCT GGTCGAGTGGCTTTTAGCACCGACGGTGACAGAATCGCCTGGACGCAGGTCGAACAGATGGTCGAGGGTCGATACGTCAAGCTGGGCTATTTCGACGTTCAGACGGATAACCTGACTTGGTTCAATAAGGAGCAATGGATCG CCGGGAAGGTCCCTCAAGACCGCACCATAGTCAGACGCCAGCTGCGCACTGTATCACTGGGACTCTTCATAAGCATGTGCACTATAAGCGCTGTTGGAACCATATGGGCCCTCTTTCTGCTCATATTCACCTTCATTCACAGGCACCGAAG ATCCATCCATCTCGCCCACCCTGCCTGTAATAACATCACTCTGGTGGGCATCATCGTGTGCCTGAGCTCCATAGTTCTCCTGGGACTCGATGGTCAGTTCGTGAGCGAGGAGCAATTTCCCGCCATTTGCGGACTCCGAGCCTGGTGTCTGTCACTCGGGTTCACTCTGGCCTACGGTGCCATGTTTTCGAAGATTTGGCGCGTGCACAGACTCACGACCAAAACCAAGATCGAAAACAAGGTACGGAAG CGTGTTGAGCCCTGGAAACTCTACGTCATGGTGGGAAGTTTCGTTGTCGTGGACATCATAGTTCTCAGCGTGTGGCAGGGAGTGGACCCCTTGCAGAGGACCCTCGAAGTGTTCCCCCTGGAGGTACCGAAGGACACCGTGGAGGACATCAAGATCAAACCTGAACTGGAACACTGTGAGAGTAAACATAATACCCTCTGGCTAG GTCTTCTTTATGGATACAAGGGCCTCCTGttgattttcgggcttttcctgGCTTATGAAACTCGCAGCGTTAAGCTTAAGCAAATCAACGATTCCAGGCTG GTTGGAATGAGCATCTATAATGTGGTAGTGTTGTGCCTGATCACAGCACCTGTAACCCTGGTCATCTCGGCTCAACAAGACGCTGCGTTCGCTTTTGTTTCATTGGCCATCATCTTCTGTTGCTTCCTGTCCATGGCCCTTGTCTTTGTCCCAAAG ATCGTGGAAGTTGTTCGCCATCCCGGAGAACGCGTGGAGTCTACAGGTGACAGTGCCCCaagcaaagaagaggaagaacgtTATCAGAAACTCATGCAGGAAAACGAAGATATGCAGCGTCTGATAGCAGAG aaagaagagaagatCCGTCTCCTAAAACTGAAACTCCAAGAGCGAGCCGCCATCAGAGCACGAGAGCAAGCATCCGAAAATCACGTCCTGACCGGGGAGGAACCAATACAGATGCGCCTCAGGCCAG
- the GABA-B-R1 gene encoding gamma-aminobutyric acid type B receptor subunit 1 isoform X5, translating into MKVSVIAWIWTLAVTFIAGVIGGGERLLNIGGIFPIMGSGGWQGGQACQPAAMLALEDVNKRPDLLPGYKLHLAWNDSLCEPGLGAAVMYDLLYNPPTKLMLLGGCSTVCTTIAEAAKMWNLVVLSYGSSSPALADRNRFPTFFRTHPSATVHNPTRIKVMQKYGWSRVAIIQQAEEVFISTVEDLEVRCKEAGIEIVTRQSFLTDPTDAVRNLKRQDARIIVGLFYVVAARRVLCEIYKNNLYGKSYVWFFIGWYEDGWYEQHLEEEGLNCSRQEMRQAAEGHLTTEALMWNKDKEKTISGMTAGDFRLRLNQALIDQGYENQSTPVGYQEAPLAYDAIWSVALALNKTMETLKAIGRSIEEFTYTNKFIADELYKAMNATQFLGVSGRVAFSTDGDRIAWTQVEQMVEGRYVKLGYFDVQTDNLTWFNKEQWIAGKVPQDRTIVRRQLRTVSLGLFISMCTISAVGTIWALFLLIFTFIHRHRRSIHLAHPACNNITLVGIIVCLSSIVLLGLDGQFVSEEQFPAICGLRAWCLSLGFTLAYGAMFSKIWRVHRLTTKTKIENKRVEPWKLYVMVGSFVVVDIIVLSVWQGVDPLQRTLEVFPLEVPKDTVEDIKIKPELEHCESKHNTLWLGLLYGYKGLLLIFGLFLAYETRSVKLKQINDSRLVGMSIYNVVVLCLITAPVTLVISAQQDAAFAFVSLAIIFCCFLSMALVFVPKIVEVVRHPGERVESTGDSAPSKEEEERYQKLMQENEDMQRLIAEKEEKIRLLKLKLQERAAIRAREQASENHVLTGEEPIQMRLRPAGGRPAVRIVSPQAPNVDAAMVPRINFDVSESYL; encoded by the exons ATGAAG GTCTCGGTAATAGCATGGATCTGGACGCTGGCGGTGACATTCATAGCGGGAGTCATCGGAGGCGGCGAGCGACTCTTAAACATCGGTGGCATTTTCCCCATCATGGGCTCCGGAGGATGGCAGGGAGGGCAG GCTTGTCAACCGGCCGCCATGTTGGCCTTAGAAGACGTAAACAAACGCCCCGACCTCCTTCCTGGATATAAATTGCATCTGGCCTGGAACGACTCTCTG TGCGAACCTGGCCTAGGAGCAGCTGTTATGTACGACCTATTGTACAATCCTCCCACTAAACTGATGCTTCTTGGAGGATGTTCCACTGTGTGCACGACCATAGCAGAAGCAGCCAAGATGTGGAACCTTGTTGTG CTGTCGTATGGGTCCAGTTCACCTGCTCTGGCCGACCGAAACCGCTTCCCGACCTTCTTCCGAACGCACCCCTCAGCCACCGTTCACAATCCGACTCGAATTAAAGTGATGCAGAAATATGGTTGGTCCCGCGTTGCTATTATACAGCAGGCAGAAGAAGTCTTCATTTCG ACGGTGGAAGACCTCGAAGTCCGTTGCAAGGAGGCGGGAATCGAGATTGTAACTCGCCAGAGCTTTCTGACAGATCCCACAGACGCCGTCAGAAACCTTAAACGTCAGGATGCCAGAATTATCGTCGGCCTCTTCTACGTGGTGGCTGCTAGGCGCGTCTTGTGCGAGATCTACAAGAACAATCTCTACGGAAAGAGCTACGTCTGGTTCTTCATTG GGTGGTACGAAGACGGCTGGTACGAGCAGCACCTGGAGGAGGAGGGACTCAATTGCTCTCGGCAGGAGATGCGGCAGGCAGCCGAAGGACACCTCACGACAGAGGCTCTCATGTGGAACAAGGATAAAGAGAAGACTATTTCCGGCATG actgCAGGAGACTTCCGCCTTAGGCTTAACCAGGCCTTGATCGACCAGGGTTACGAAAATCAAAGTACACCTGTAGGATATCAG GAAGCACCTCTGGCTTATGACGCCATCTGGAGCGTGGCTTTAGCACTGAACAAGACGATGGAGACGTTGAAAGCCATAGGGAGGTCTATAGAAGAGTTTACTTATACGAATAAATTCATAGCGGACGAGCTCTACAAGGCCATGAATGCCACCCAGTTCCTAGGTGTTTCT GGTCGAGTGGCTTTTAGCACCGACGGTGACAGAATCGCCTGGACGCAGGTCGAACAGATGGTCGAGGGTCGATACGTCAAGCTGGGCTATTTCGACGTTCAGACGGATAACCTGACTTGGTTCAATAAGGAGCAATGGATCG CCGGGAAGGTCCCTCAAGACCGCACCATAGTCAGACGCCAGCTGCGCACTGTATCACTGGGACTCTTCATAAGCATGTGCACTATAAGCGCTGTTGGAACCATATGGGCCCTCTTTCTGCTCATATTCACCTTCATTCACAGGCACCGAAG ATCCATCCATCTCGCCCACCCTGCCTGTAATAACATCACTCTGGTGGGCATCATCGTGTGCCTGAGCTCCATAGTTCTCCTGGGACTCGATGGTCAGTTCGTGAGCGAGGAGCAATTTCCCGCCATTTGCGGACTCCGAGCCTGGTGTCTGTCACTCGGGTTCACTCTGGCCTACGGTGCCATGTTTTCGAAGATTTGGCGCGTGCACAGACTCACGACCAAAACCAAGATCGAAAACAAG CGTGTTGAGCCCTGGAAACTCTACGTCATGGTGGGAAGTTTCGTTGTCGTGGACATCATAGTTCTCAGCGTGTGGCAGGGAGTGGACCCCTTGCAGAGGACCCTCGAAGTGTTCCCCCTGGAGGTACCGAAGGACACCGTGGAGGACATCAAGATCAAACCTGAACTGGAACACTGTGAGAGTAAACATAATACCCTCTGGCTAG GTCTTCTTTATGGATACAAGGGCCTCCTGttgattttcgggcttttcctgGCTTATGAAACTCGCAGCGTTAAGCTTAAGCAAATCAACGATTCCAGGCTG GTTGGAATGAGCATCTATAATGTGGTAGTGTTGTGCCTGATCACAGCACCTGTAACCCTGGTCATCTCGGCTCAACAAGACGCTGCGTTCGCTTTTGTTTCATTGGCCATCATCTTCTGTTGCTTCCTGTCCATGGCCCTTGTCTTTGTCCCAAAG ATCGTGGAAGTTGTTCGCCATCCCGGAGAACGCGTGGAGTCTACAGGTGACAGTGCCCCaagcaaagaagaggaagaacgtTATCAGAAACTCATGCAGGAAAACGAAGATATGCAGCGTCTGATAGCAGAG aaagaagagaagatCCGTCTCCTAAAACTGAAACTCCAAGAGCGAGCCGCCATCAGAGCACGAGAGCAAGCATCCGAAAATCACGTCCTGACCGGGGAGGAACCAATACAGATGCGCCTCAGGCCAG
- the GABA-B-R1 gene encoding gamma-aminobutyric acid type B receptor subunit 1 isoform X7 codes for MKVSVIAWIWTLAVTFIAGVIGGGERLLNIGGIFPIMGSGGWQGGQACQPAAMLALEDVNKRPDLLPGYKLHLAWNDSLCEPGLGAAVMYDLLYNPPTKLMLLGGCSTVCTTIAEAAKMWNLVVLSYGSSSPALADRNRFPTFFRTHPSATVHNPTRIKVMQKYGWSRVAIIQQAEEVFISTVEDLEVRCKEAGIEIVTRQSFLTDPTDAVRNLKRQDARIIVGLFYVVAARRVLCEIYKNNLYGKSYVWFFIGWYEDGWYEQHLEEEGLNCSRQEMRQAAEGHLTTEALMWNKDKEKTISGMTAGDFRLRLNQALIDQGYENQSTPVGYQEAPLAYDAIWSVALALNKTMETLKAIGRSIEEFTYTNKFIADELYKAMNATQFLGVSGRVAFSTDGDRIAWTQVEQMVEGRYVKLGYFDVQTDNLTWFNKEQWIAGKVPQDRTIVRRQLRTVSLGLFISMCTISAVGTIWALFLLIFTFIHRHRRSIHLAHPACNNITLVGIIVCLSSIVLLGLDGQFVSEEQFPAICGLRAWCLSLGFTLAYGAMFSKIWRVHRLTTKTKIENKRVEPWKLYVMVGSFVVVDIIVLSVWQGVDPLQRTLEVFPLEVPKDTVEDIKIKPELEHCESKHNTLWLGLLYGYKGLLLIFGLFLAYETRSVKLKQINDSRLVGMSIYNVVVLCLITAPVTLVISAQQDAAFAFVSLAIIFCCFLSMALVFVPKIVEVVRHPGERVESTGDSAPSKEEEERYQKLMQENEDMQRLIAEKEEKIRLLKLKLQERAAIRAREQASENHVLTGEEPIQMRLRPGGRPAVRIVSPQAPNVDAAMVPRINFDVSESYL; via the exons ATGAAG GTCTCGGTAATAGCATGGATCTGGACGCTGGCGGTGACATTCATAGCGGGAGTCATCGGAGGCGGCGAGCGACTCTTAAACATCGGTGGCATTTTCCCCATCATGGGCTCCGGAGGATGGCAGGGAGGGCAG GCTTGTCAACCGGCCGCCATGTTGGCCTTAGAAGACGTAAACAAACGCCCCGACCTCCTTCCTGGATATAAATTGCATCTGGCCTGGAACGACTCTCTG TGCGAACCTGGCCTAGGAGCAGCTGTTATGTACGACCTATTGTACAATCCTCCCACTAAACTGATGCTTCTTGGAGGATGTTCCACTGTGTGCACGACCATAGCAGAAGCAGCCAAGATGTGGAACCTTGTTGTG CTGTCGTATGGGTCCAGTTCACCTGCTCTGGCCGACCGAAACCGCTTCCCGACCTTCTTCCGAACGCACCCCTCAGCCACCGTTCACAATCCGACTCGAATTAAAGTGATGCAGAAATATGGTTGGTCCCGCGTTGCTATTATACAGCAGGCAGAAGAAGTCTTCATTTCG ACGGTGGAAGACCTCGAAGTCCGTTGCAAGGAGGCGGGAATCGAGATTGTAACTCGCCAGAGCTTTCTGACAGATCCCACAGACGCCGTCAGAAACCTTAAACGTCAGGATGCCAGAATTATCGTCGGCCTCTTCTACGTGGTGGCTGCTAGGCGCGTCTTGTGCGAGATCTACAAGAACAATCTCTACGGAAAGAGCTACGTCTGGTTCTTCATTG GGTGGTACGAAGACGGCTGGTACGAGCAGCACCTGGAGGAGGAGGGACTCAATTGCTCTCGGCAGGAGATGCGGCAGGCAGCCGAAGGACACCTCACGACAGAGGCTCTCATGTGGAACAAGGATAAAGAGAAGACTATTTCCGGCATG actgCAGGAGACTTCCGCCTTAGGCTTAACCAGGCCTTGATCGACCAGGGTTACGAAAATCAAAGTACACCTGTAGGATATCAG GAAGCACCTCTGGCTTATGACGCCATCTGGAGCGTGGCTTTAGCACTGAACAAGACGATGGAGACGTTGAAAGCCATAGGGAGGTCTATAGAAGAGTTTACTTATACGAATAAATTCATAGCGGACGAGCTCTACAAGGCCATGAATGCCACCCAGTTCCTAGGTGTTTCT GGTCGAGTGGCTTTTAGCACCGACGGTGACAGAATCGCCTGGACGCAGGTCGAACAGATGGTCGAGGGTCGATACGTCAAGCTGGGCTATTTCGACGTTCAGACGGATAACCTGACTTGGTTCAATAAGGAGCAATGGATCG CCGGGAAGGTCCCTCAAGACCGCACCATAGTCAGACGCCAGCTGCGCACTGTATCACTGGGACTCTTCATAAGCATGTGCACTATAAGCGCTGTTGGAACCATATGGGCCCTCTTTCTGCTCATATTCACCTTCATTCACAGGCACCGAAG ATCCATCCATCTCGCCCACCCTGCCTGTAATAACATCACTCTGGTGGGCATCATCGTGTGCCTGAGCTCCATAGTTCTCCTGGGACTCGATGGTCAGTTCGTGAGCGAGGAGCAATTTCCCGCCATTTGCGGACTCCGAGCCTGGTGTCTGTCACTCGGGTTCACTCTGGCCTACGGTGCCATGTTTTCGAAGATTTGGCGCGTGCACAGACTCACGACCAAAACCAAGATCGAAAACAAG CGTGTTGAGCCCTGGAAACTCTACGTCATGGTGGGAAGTTTCGTTGTCGTGGACATCATAGTTCTCAGCGTGTGGCAGGGAGTGGACCCCTTGCAGAGGACCCTCGAAGTGTTCCCCCTGGAGGTACCGAAGGACACCGTGGAGGACATCAAGATCAAACCTGAACTGGAACACTGTGAGAGTAAACATAATACCCTCTGGCTAG GTCTTCTTTATGGATACAAGGGCCTCCTGttgattttcgggcttttcctgGCTTATGAAACTCGCAGCGTTAAGCTTAAGCAAATCAACGATTCCAGGCTG GTTGGAATGAGCATCTATAATGTGGTAGTGTTGTGCCTGATCACAGCACCTGTAACCCTGGTCATCTCGGCTCAACAAGACGCTGCGTTCGCTTTTGTTTCATTGGCCATCATCTTCTGTTGCTTCCTGTCCATGGCCCTTGTCTTTGTCCCAAAG ATCGTGGAAGTTGTTCGCCATCCCGGAGAACGCGTGGAGTCTACAGGTGACAGTGCCCCaagcaaagaagaggaagaacgtTATCAGAAACTCATGCAGGAAAACGAAGATATGCAGCGTCTGATAGCAGAG aaagaagagaagatCCGTCTCCTAAAACTGAAACTCCAAGAGCGAGCCGCCATCAGAGCACGAGAGCAAGCATCCGAAAATCACGTCCTGACCGGGGAGGAACCAATACAGATGCGCCTCAGGCCAG